The following proteins come from a genomic window of Flavobacterium eburneipallidum:
- the tilS gene encoding tRNA lysidine(34) synthetase TilS, with translation MKNILQNHIDTNFPFLNNKKLLLATSGGLDSMVMVDLLHQLSFDIAMAHCNFQLRGLESFGDQKFVQNYAEANNIELFLTQFDTEAFAKDYKLSTQVAARELRYNWFYELLETEKYDYILTAHHADDNLETFLINLARGTGLDGLTGIPAQNENVIRPLLIFSRSEIAQYAKENNIDWREDSSNASDKYLRNKIRHDLVPVLKELNPDFLASFYKTQTYLQEVQTMVEDAAIMVYQQVAKEKGEDIYFDLNQLKKLPNYKSYLYQWLNEFGFSAWDDIYDLVAGQSGKQVFSPEFRLLKNRDFLILSPINEERVEEVYFINKNQTEVKIPLKLAFSKVADISLVSNSTIFVDENKLQFPLVLRPWQEGDVFQPFGMEGKSKKVSKFFKDEKLSLIEKEKTWILVSNNQIVWIVGIRQDERFRVTDSTQNILKIQLE, from the coding sequence ATGAAGAATATACTTCAAAATCATATCGATACAAATTTTCCTTTTTTGAATAATAAAAAACTCCTTTTGGCTACCAGTGGAGGATTAGATAGTATGGTAATGGTTGATTTGTTGCATCAACTTTCGTTTGATATTGCGATGGCACATTGCAATTTTCAATTACGAGGACTGGAGAGTTTTGGCGATCAAAAATTTGTTCAAAATTATGCTGAAGCTAATAATATCGAATTGTTTTTAACCCAATTTGACACCGAAGCTTTCGCCAAAGATTATAAACTTTCGACCCAAGTTGCCGCTCGAGAATTACGCTACAATTGGTTTTACGAATTATTAGAAACCGAGAAATACGATTATATTCTCACGGCTCATCACGCTGATGATAATCTGGAAACTTTTTTGATTAATCTAGCTAGAGGAACAGGTTTGGATGGTTTGACGGGAATTCCAGCGCAAAATGAGAATGTTATTCGACCACTTTTGATTTTTTCTCGTTCAGAAATCGCCCAATATGCTAAAGAAAATAACATCGATTGGCGAGAAGACAGTAGCAATGCTTCGGATAAATATTTGCGAAATAAAATCAGACACGATTTGGTTCCTGTTTTAAAAGAGCTGAATCCTGATTTTTTGGCTTCTTTTTATAAAACCCAAACCTATTTGCAGGAAGTACAAACTATGGTCGAAGATGCAGCAATTATGGTCTATCAGCAAGTGGCAAAAGAAAAAGGAGAGGACATTTATTTCGATTTGAATCAGCTGAAAAAGTTACCCAATTATAAATCCTATTTGTACCAATGGCTTAATGAATTTGGGTTTTCTGCTTGGGACGATATTTATGATTTGGTTGCTGGGCAATCAGGTAAACAAGTTTTTTCACCTGAATTTCGATTACTCAAAAACAGAGATTTTTTAATCTTAAGTCCAATAAATGAAGAGCGTGTAGAGGAAGTCTATTTTATTAATAAAAACCAAACAGAAGTTAAGATTCCCTTAAAACTTGCGTTTAGTAAAGTAGCCGACATTAGTTTAGTTTCCAATTCGACTATATTTGTGGACGAAAACAAACTGCAGTTTCCATTGGTTTTGCGACCATGGCAAGAAGGTGATGTTTTTCAACCTTTCGGAATGGAAGGAAAATCAAAAAAAGTGAGCAAATTTTTCAAAGACGAAAAATTATCATTGATTGAAAAAGAAAAAACTTGGATTTTAGTTTCTAATAATCAAATAGTTTGGATTGTTGGTATTCGACAAGACGAACGTTTTAGAGTAACGGATTCAACTCAAAATATACTTAAAATACAATTGGAATAA
- a CDS encoding DUF1398 domain-containing protein, with protein MFTITQIKEAHSKVKSGAEFPAYIQDLIQLGVQGYEIFVNDGHEEYFGNANYRVVATETYPSITIAPSANKERFIEFLVMHQDGQTDYLTFCNHAAQCGIAKWSVNIIEMTCTYFDLSDAAILIEKIPV; from the coding sequence ATGTTTACAATTACACAAATAAAAGAAGCCCATTCTAAAGTTAAATCAGGTGCTGAATTTCCTGCTTATATTCAAGATTTAATACAACTCGGCGTTCAAGGCTATGAGATTTTTGTCAATGATGGTCATGAAGAATATTTTGGCAACGCTAATTATCGAGTAGTAGCAACTGAAACTTATCCTAGTATTACTATTGCACCATCAGCAAACAAAGAGCGTTTTATTGAATTTCTAGTGATGCACCAAGACGGGCAAACGGATTACCTTACTTTTTGTAATCATGCAGCACAATGCGGTATTGCTAAATGGAGTGTAAATATTATCGAAATGACTTGTACTTATTTTGATTTATCTGATGCAGCAATTTTAATCGAAAAAATACCTGTTTAA
- a CDS encoding ATP-binding protein, giving the protein MGIKREIVNAINENIKMYPILAISGPRQSGKTTMLRESFPEYEYLSLENIDARNFLAKDPKGFFERYDKFCIFDEAQRAPELFSYLQTKVDNDKIMGQYILSGSQNFHLMKSITQSLAGRVAIFKLFPLDFNELKSKNLLDKDYIKAMLKGFYPAIYDRNIPSKNFYNSYIQTYVERDITDLVNIQNIRSFRMFLGLCAARAGHLLNLNNLAIDCGISQPTAKAWLSALESSYIVFLLQPLHNNFNKRIIKTPKLYFYDTGLLCHLLKIKDENQIIENAFKGNLFENMIVSEYAKQNYHQNNYDEFWFWRDASGHEVDLIRQDDFNYNVIEIKSTKTIMHDLFKGITYFETLAKENVKSKTLVYAGLENEKRTAADVLSWYEIK; this is encoded by the coding sequence ATGGGCATAAAAAGAGAAATAGTAAATGCAATTAACGAGAATATAAAAATGTATCCTATTCTTGCTATTTCTGGACCAAGACAATCTGGAAAAACTACGATGTTAAGAGAGAGTTTTCCGGAGTATGAATACTTGAGTTTAGAGAATATTGATGCTAGAAATTTTTTAGCTAAAGACCCTAAAGGATTCTTCGAAAGATATGATAAGTTTTGCATTTTCGACGAAGCACAACGGGCTCCTGAATTGTTTTCGTATTTGCAAACTAAAGTAGATAACGACAAAATAATGGGGCAATACATTCTTTCGGGTTCGCAAAATTTTCATTTAATGAAAAGTATTACTCAAAGTTTGGCAGGTCGTGTGGCTATTTTTAAATTATTTCCGTTAGATTTTAACGAACTTAAATCCAAAAACTTATTGGATAAAGATTATATAAAAGCCATGTTGAAAGGTTTTTATCCAGCAATTTATGATAGAAATATTCCGTCTAAAAACTTTTATAATAGTTATATTCAAACTTATGTGGAGCGAGATATTACCGATTTGGTCAATATACAAAACATACGTTCGTTCCGAATGTTTTTGGGTTTATGTGCCGCTCGTGCTGGACATTTGTTGAATCTGAATAATCTAGCCATTGATTGTGGTATTTCGCAACCTACTGCAAAAGCTTGGTTATCAGCATTAGAAAGTAGTTATATTGTGTTTTTGTTGCAACCTTTGCATAATAATTTTAACAAGCGAATTATAAAAACTCCGAAGTTATATTTTTATGATACAGGATTACTTTGTCATTTGTTGAAAATAAAAGACGAAAATCAAATTATTGAAAATGCTTTCAAAGGCAATTTGTTCGAAAATATGATTGTTTCAGAGTATGCAAAACAAAATTATCATCAAAATAATTATGACGAATTTTGGTTTTGGCGAGACGCATCAGGACACGAAGTAGATTTAATTCGTCAAGATGATTTCAATTATAATGTTATCGAAATCAAATCGACCAAGACTATTATGCACGATTTATTCAAAGGAATTACCTATTTCGAAACTTTGGCAAAAGAGAATGTAAAATCCAAAACCTTGGTTTATGCAGGTTTAGAAAACGAGAAAAGAACCGCAGCCGATGTTCTTTCGTGGTACGAAATAAAATAA
- a CDS encoding cytochrome ubiquinol oxidase subunit I → MDVEILARIQFAFTIAFHYIYPPLSIGIGLIMVIMESLYLKTGKKEYEILTRFWIKIFALTFGIGVATGIIMEFEFGTNWAVYSRYVGDIFGSALAAEGLFAFGLESAFLGVLLFGWHRVKPWVHLVSTIGVFLGSLFSAVWIVVANSWQQTPAGYHIVGEGLNARAEVTDFWAMVFNPSSMDRLVHTWQGSFLAGAFLVLSVHAYYLRKNRYTEISKKAFKIALVVATVFSLSQLVSGHSSADGVAVNQPAKLAAMEGHFQKSAPADLYLLGWVDKEKQEVTGLKIPGGLSFLVHQDFKAPITGLNTFPVADRPSQINAVFQFYHIMIAIGMMLIGLTLYACFLWWKNQLFETKWLMWIFSFSVILPQIANQVGWFAAEMGRQPWVVYGHLRTSDAFSQEVSANQIVFSLIMFTLIYSLLFVLFMYMVNKKIKHGPYDELNEAINFQSF, encoded by the coding sequence ATGGACGTAGAAATTCTTGCTCGAATTCAGTTTGCTTTTACCATCGCTTTCCACTATATCTATCCGCCATTGAGTATCGGAATTGGATTAATAATGGTTATTATGGAAAGTCTCTATCTCAAAACTGGCAAAAAAGAATACGAAATTTTAACACGCTTTTGGATTAAAATATTTGCATTAACATTCGGTATCGGAGTGGCTACTGGCATCATCATGGAATTTGAGTTTGGAACTAATTGGGCGGTTTATTCTCGATATGTTGGCGATATTTTTGGCAGTGCTTTAGCTGCCGAAGGATTGTTTGCCTTTGGTTTAGAAAGTGCCTTTTTGGGTGTTTTGCTTTTCGGTTGGCATCGCGTAAAACCATGGGTGCATTTGGTTTCTACCATTGGTGTTTTTTTAGGTTCTTTATTCTCGGCTGTTTGGATTGTAGTGGCTAATTCTTGGCAACAAACGCCAGCGGGTTATCATATCGTTGGCGAAGGATTAAACGCTCGTGCCGAAGTTACCGATTTCTGGGCAATGGTCTTTAATCCCTCCAGCATGGACAGATTAGTGCATACTTGGCAGGGTTCGTTTTTGGCTGGAGCTTTTTTGGTTTTAAGTGTTCATGCCTATTATCTACGAAAAAATCGTTACACCGAAATTTCTAAAAAAGCATTTAAAATTGCTTTGGTTGTAGCTACTGTTTTTTCTTTATCACAATTAGTTTCCGGACATAGTTCTGCCGATGGTGTTGCAGTCAATCAACCTGCAAAATTAGCTGCTATGGAAGGTCATTTTCAGAAATCTGCCCCTGCGGATTTGTATCTACTGGGATGGGTTGACAAAGAAAAACAAGAAGTTACTGGCTTAAAAATTCCAGGAGGATTATCGTTTTTGGTGCATCAAGATTTTAAAGCGCCCATAACTGGTTTGAATACTTTTCCTGTTGCAGACAGACCGAGCCAAATCAATGCCGTTTTTCAATTTTATCATATTATGATTGCTATTGGAATGATGCTTATAGGACTAACACTTTACGCCTGTTTTCTTTGGTGGAAAAATCAATTATTCGAAACCAAATGGTTGATGTGGATTTTTTCTTTCTCCGTTATTTTGCCTCAAATAGCCAATCAAGTGGGATGGTTTGCTGCCGAAATGGGCAGACAGCCCTGGGTTGTTTACGGACATTTACGAACATCTGATGCTTTTTCGCAAGAAGTATCGGCCAACCAAATCGTGTTTTCGTTAATCATGTTTACCCTAATTTATTCGCTTTTATTTGTCTTATTCATGTATATGGTCAACAAAAAAATAAAACATGGGCCTTATGACGAGCTGAACGAAGCTATAAATTTTCAATCATTCTAA
- a CDS encoding anthranilate synthase component I family protein gives MRTSIIKNIANPIRFKEELLIWSQQFREVVFLDSNDYPQRYSSFDCILAVDALTSIKTDYHNAFEDLKQYQQTTKDWLFGYLSFDLKNDVEHLQSNNFDGLGFPDLFFFQPKKVFSLKGNQLEIQYLNMCDDEVEDDFKEIQLQIADFIFQTSEIDIKQRISKEKYLDKVSKILDHIHRGDIYEANFCMEFFATNAVINPLEKYLRLNEISKAPQAVYFKNNHQFLLSASPERYLRKEGEMLISQPIKGTAKRFQDPIEDEKSKNDLASDPKERSENIMVSDLVRNDLSRTAQKGSVNVTELCTIYSFEQVHQMISTIASKLDSQYTAVDAIKATFPMGSMTGMPKISVLKIIEALEETKRGLYSGAVGYFTPNGDFDFNVVIRSILYNQENKYVSFSVGSAITSKSIPEKEYEECLLKANAMREVLS, from the coding sequence TTGAGAACATCAATCATAAAAAATATAGCGAATCCTATTCGGTTTAAGGAAGAACTTCTGATTTGGTCACAACAGTTTCGTGAAGTTGTTTTTTTGGACAGTAATGATTATCCACAACGTTATTCTAGTTTCGATTGCATTCTTGCGGTTGATGCCTTAACTTCCATAAAAACGGATTATCACAACGCTTTCGAGGATTTAAAACAATACCAACAAACTACAAAAGATTGGCTATTTGGGTATTTATCATTCGATTTAAAAAATGATGTAGAACATTTACAATCCAATAATTTTGATGGTTTGGGTTTTCCAGATTTGTTTTTCTTTCAGCCTAAAAAAGTATTTTCGCTCAAAGGAAATCAACTCGAAATTCAATATCTCAACATGTGTGACGATGAGGTAGAGGACGACTTTAAGGAAATACAATTACAGATTGCAGATTTCATATTTCAGACTTCAGAGATTGATATTAAACAACGCATTTCAAAAGAAAAATATTTAGACAAAGTGTCTAAAATTTTAGACCATATTCATCGAGGTGATATTTATGAAGCTAATTTTTGTATGGAATTTTTTGCTACAAATGCAGTTATCAATCCATTGGAAAAATATTTAAGGCTTAACGAAATTTCTAAAGCTCCTCAAGCTGTTTATTTCAAAAATAACCATCAATTTTTGCTTTCTGCTTCGCCAGAACGGTATTTAAGAAAAGAAGGTGAAATGTTGATTTCGCAACCGATAAAAGGAACTGCAAAGCGATTTCAAGACCCGATAGAAGACGAAAAGTCCAAAAATGATTTGGCTTCCGATCCCAAGGAACGTTCCGAAAACATTATGGTTTCCGATTTGGTTCGCAATGATTTGTCTCGAACTGCTCAAAAAGGCTCTGTTAATGTAACAGAGTTGTGCACAATATATTCATTTGAACAAGTGCATCAAATGATTTCTACAATCGCTTCAAAATTAGATAGTCAATACACGGCTGTCGATGCCATTAAAGCTACTTTTCCAATGGGAAGCATGACAGGAATGCCTAAAATATCGGTTTTGAAAATTATTGAAGCATTAGAAGAAACTAAAAGAGGTTTGTATAGCGGAGCTGTCGGTTATTTTACTCCAAATGGCGATTTCGATTTCAATGTTGTAATCCGAAGCATTTTATACAATCAAGAAAATAAATACGTTTCTTTTTCTGTAGGAAGTGCCATTACATCAAAATCAATTCCTGAAAAAGAATACGAAGAGTGTTTGTTGAAAGCCAATGCAATGCGAGAAGTTTTAAGTTGA
- a CDS encoding Crp/Fnr family transcriptional regulator: protein MNQNLQKKFPSFSTPLIEDISANAIEQSFNAGHVLMKTGQYIKNTVLVLNGSIKIYREDEDGGEFLMYYLQSGQACAISMICATKSEKSQIMAKVVEDVELIMIPLPLMDKWMMQHRSWYEFVIDTYRSRFEEVLEVINSIAFKAMDERLEFYLKRNQKACGCSDLNLSHQEIATELNTSREVISRLLKKLEQRGDLKLHRNHIELLK, encoded by the coding sequence ATGAATCAAAACTTACAAAAAAAATTTCCGTCATTTTCAACCCCACTTATAGAAGACATCAGCGCTAACGCCATCGAGCAATCTTTTAATGCAGGTCATGTTCTTATGAAAACGGGGCAGTATATAAAAAATACCGTGTTAGTTTTAAATGGCAGTATCAAAATTTACCGTGAAGATGAAGATGGAGGTGAGTTTTTAATGTATTATTTACAATCAGGACAAGCCTGTGCAATTTCTATGATATGTGCTACCAAAAGTGAAAAAAGTCAAATCATGGCTAAAGTGGTTGAAGATGTCGAATTAATCATGATTCCATTACCATTGATGGACAAATGGATGATGCAACATCGTAGTTGGTATGAATTTGTTATCGATACCTATCGTAGCCGATTTGAAGAAGTACTAGAAGTAATCAATAGTATTGCTTTTAAAGCCATGGACGAACGTTTAGAATTTTATTTAAAGCGTAATCAAAAAGCTTGTGGTTGCAGTGATTTGAATTTATCACACCAAGAAATTGCCACAGAGTTAAATACCTCAAGAGAAGTTATTTCACGATTACTCAAAAAATTAGAACAACGAGGTGATTTAAAATTGCATCGAAATCATATTGAACTTTTGAAATAA
- a CDS encoding protein-disulfide reductase DsbD family protein gives MKKYILLLLTFLAFANGNAQILDPIKWTTQIEKKSETNYVLTFNGVIEDGWHMYSQFTPDGGPLALEVIFKNQKGNFSLIGKAKESKTRTAYNDVFEVNETFFEKKVQIQQEISILNGKLSKIEADLNYQVCKEVCINQEKNFSFKLPAISKSVTEIVTVDTIKEKVIPAKPVKIEESKTPLEEVKTDASKPETQKGLWTIFFIAFLSGFAALLTPCVFPMIPMTVSFFTKQSKNKAAGVRNAIIYGISIIAIYVILGLLVTGIFGADALNALSTNVWFNLIFFILLVVFAVSFLGAFEIMLPNSWANKVDSQADRGGFIGILFMALALAIVSFSCTGPIVGTLLVEAASKGGIAPVVGMLGFSLALALPFMLFAMFPGWLNSLPKSGGWLNTVKVVLGFLELALAFKFLSNADLVLQLHLLEREVFLSIWIAIFGALAFYLFGKITLPHDSPLPHISVGRLCLGLVTLTFTIYMIPGLWGAPLKLINAFPPPMEYSESPLGLGRSGSSTSAEVLPEGAKLGPHQIVVFEDYDKGLAYAKTVNKPIMLDFTGYACVNCRKMENNVWSDKRILSILKNDVVLISLYVDDKRDLPKSEQFVSKSTGETIETVGDKWTDFMISKYKTNTQPLYVLTDLEGNSLNQEKPTISYVGVEEYETWLKIGISNFKK, from the coding sequence ATGAAGAAATATATTCTTTTACTCTTAACTTTTTTGGCTTTCGCCAATGGAAATGCACAAATTTTAGACCCTATAAAATGGACTACTCAAATTGAAAAAAAATCAGAAACTAATTATGTGCTTACTTTTAATGGAGTAATCGAGGATGGTTGGCACATGTATTCTCAATTTACTCCCGATGGTGGGCCACTAGCATTGGAAGTGATTTTCAAAAATCAGAAAGGGAATTTTAGTTTAATTGGCAAAGCTAAAGAAAGCAAAACTAGAACAGCTTACAATGATGTTTTTGAGGTAAATGAAACTTTTTTTGAAAAGAAAGTTCAAATCCAACAAGAAATTTCGATACTAAATGGAAAACTGTCAAAAATAGAAGCGGACTTAAATTATCAAGTTTGTAAAGAAGTTTGCATCAATCAGGAGAAAAATTTCAGTTTTAAACTTCCTGCTATTTCAAAATCAGTAACAGAAATTGTTACCGTTGATACCATAAAAGAAAAAGTAATTCCTGCGAAACCAGTAAAAATTGAGGAGTCAAAAACACCTTTAGAAGAAGTAAAAACAGATGCTTCCAAACCTGAAACTCAAAAAGGATTGTGGACCATTTTTTTCATCGCTTTCCTGTCAGGATTTGCAGCTTTGTTGACGCCATGTGTGTTTCCTATGATTCCAATGACGGTTAGCTTTTTCACCAAACAATCAAAAAATAAGGCTGCAGGAGTTAGAAATGCTATCATTTATGGGATTTCAATTATTGCGATTTATGTAATTTTGGGACTATTAGTAACAGGAATTTTTGGTGCCGATGCTCTAAATGCTTTATCAACAAATGTCTGGTTTAATCTAATTTTCTTTATTTTATTAGTCGTTTTTGCGGTTTCATTTTTAGGAGCTTTTGAAATTATGTTACCTAATTCTTGGGCTAATAAAGTCGATTCACAAGCAGATAGAGGCGGATTTATTGGGATTTTGTTTATGGCTTTGGCTTTGGCAATTGTTTCATTTTCATGTACAGGACCAATTGTTGGAACATTATTAGTTGAAGCTGCTTCCAAAGGTGGAATTGCTCCAGTGGTCGGAATGTTAGGTTTTTCATTGGCATTAGCCTTGCCTTTTATGCTTTTTGCAATGTTCCCAGGTTGGTTGAATTCTTTACCAAAATCTGGTGGATGGTTAAATACGGTTAAAGTTGTTTTAGGGTTTCTAGAATTAGCTTTAGCATTCAAATTCTTGTCAAATGCTGATTTGGTTTTGCAATTGCATTTGTTAGAAAGAGAAGTTTTCTTGTCGATTTGGATTGCTATTTTTGGAGCTTTAGCCTTTTATTTATTTGGAAAAATTACTTTACCACATGATAGTCCATTGCCACATATTTCGGTGGGAAGATTGTGTTTAGGATTAGTGACTTTAACTTTTACAATTTATATGATTCCAGGACTTTGGGGCGCGCCATTAAAATTAATTAACGCATTTCCGCCACCAATGGAATATAGCGAAAGTCCATTAGGATTGGGGCGTTCAGGAAGTAGTACTTCGGCAGAAGTTTTGCCAGAAGGCGCCAAATTAGGCCCGCATCAAATAGTAGTTTTTGAAGATTACGACAAAGGATTGGCTTATGCCAAAACAGTCAACAAACCCATTATGTTGGATTTTACAGGATATGCTTGTGTCAATTGTAGAAAAATGGAGAATAATGTTTGGTCTGACAAACGCATTTTATCCATTCTAAAAAATGATGTAGTTTTGATTTCACTATATGTTGACGACAAAAGGGATTTGCCTAAAAGCGAACAATTTGTTTCTAAATCTACAGGCGAAACCATAGAAACGGTTGGTGATAAATGGACAGATTTTATGATTTCTAAATACAAAACTAATACACAACCTTTATACGTTTTAACGGATTTGGAAGGCAATAGCTTGAATCAAGAAAAACCAACAATTAGTTATGTTGGAGTTGAAGAATATGAAACTTGGCTTAAAATAGGAATTTCAAATTTTAAAAAATAG
- a CDS encoding DoxX family membrane protein: MKIAIIIIRVLIGVLFLFTSIGFFLKLFPEPEFTGNFKAFQLGLIASNYLIPLAKSVELLCGLAFVTNRYVTLANILILPVTVNILFINFFLSPEGIPLALFVFFGNLFLIYSHWKNYKGLFVA, from the coding sequence ATGAAAATTGCTATCATTATTATTCGTGTTTTAATTGGAGTTTTGTTTCTTTTTACCTCAATTGGCTTCTTCCTAAAACTTTTTCCAGAACCTGAATTCACAGGAAATTTTAAAGCTTTCCAACTAGGTCTTATTGCTTCTAACTATTTAATCCCTTTGGCAAAATCAGTTGAACTCCTTTGCGGATTAGCATTTGTGACCAATCGGTACGTAACATTGGCGAACATTCTAATACTTCCAGTAACGGTAAACATTCTATTTATCAATTTCTTTTTGAGTCCCGAAGGAATTCCACTAGCTTTATTTGTATTTTTTGGCAACTTATTCTTGATTTATAGCCATTGGAAAAACTATAAAGGCTTGTTTGTAGCATAA
- a CDS encoding acyl-CoA thioesterase, giving the protein MATFSKQLSFRWSDLDPNFHLRHSAYYDFGAQHRVEILAELGLTIRAMQAVHIGPVLFREECIFRREINLSDVIVMQTKMAKMNTDASRWSIVHEFYREEVLCAIITVDGAWMDTKLRKLASPTPQIVTNALSIFPKTTDFTNL; this is encoded by the coding sequence ATGGCTACATTTAGCAAACAACTCTCTTTTCGTTGGTCAGATTTAGATCCTAACTTTCACTTGCGTCACAGTGCTTATTATGATTTTGGAGCTCAACATCGTGTCGAAATTTTAGCCGAATTAGGATTAACTATTAGAGCCATGCAAGCGGTTCACATTGGTCCTGTATTATTTAGAGAAGAATGTATTTTTAGAAGAGAAATCAACCTTTCGGATGTGATTGTCATGCAAACCAAAATGGCAAAAATGAATACTGATGCTTCTCGTTGGTCTATTGTTCATGAGTTTTACAGAGAAGAAGTTTTGTGTGCTATTATTACTGTAGATGGTGCTTGGATGGATACCAAACTTCGAAAACTAGCCAGTCCTACTCCACAAATTGTTACAAATGCCTTGAGTATATTCCCAAAGACAACTGATTTTACAAACTTATAA
- the cydB gene encoding cytochrome d ubiquinol oxidase subunit II — protein MEYFLGIDYPTLWYLVIGLLFSGYAILEGFDFGAGAWHLFFHKDLSRRIAINAIAPVWDANQVWLVIGGGALFAGFPVMYATMLSAMYVPFMLFLMFNILRAAAIKFRSAEEMLWWRKTWDIVYSVSSIMIAFLLGVVLGNILQGFPLGENYSYKGDAFFSFLNPYAIMTGLTTLSLFMTQGAIYLLLKTEGRLHARLTFLLRRGMIFFIITFGIMTLYTLVFIPKVTANFRANPVYFIVPILSFLAVANVPRLVSKKRYMLALVFSSITMMFLLMLVAIQLYPTLLLSTIDPKYSVTIYNAASSQKSLGIMLTIVVIGTPLLAGYFYFLYSTFNGKVKLDDTSY, from the coding sequence ATGGAATATTTTTTAGGAATTGATTATCCCACTTTATGGTATTTAGTTATTGGGCTTTTGTTTTCGGGTTATGCCATTCTCGAAGGATTTGATTTTGGTGCAGGAGCTTGGCACTTATTTTTTCATAAAGATTTAAGCAGACGAATAGCCATCAATGCCATTGCACCTGTTTGGGATGCCAATCAGGTTTGGTTGGTTATTGGCGGTGGAGCTTTATTTGCAGGATTTCCTGTTATGTATGCTACAATGCTATCGGCAATGTACGTTCCGTTTATGCTGTTTTTAATGTTTAATATACTCCGTGCGGCAGCCATAAAATTCCGTAGTGCCGAAGAAATGCTATGGTGGCGTAAAACTTGGGATATTGTGTATAGCGTTTCTAGTATTATGATTGCCTTCTTGTTAGGAGTTGTTCTAGGCAATATTCTACAAGGTTTTCCTCTGGGAGAAAATTACAGTTACAAAGGCGATGCTTTTTTCTCGTTTTTAAATCCCTATGCTATAATGACTGGGCTAACAACGCTGTCTTTGTTTATGACACAAGGCGCTATTTATTTATTGCTAAAAACCGAAGGACGATTGCACGCCAGACTTACTTTTTTGCTCCGTCGTGGAATGATTTTTTTCATCATCACTTTCGGAATAATGACGCTTTATACTTTGGTTTTTATTCCAAAAGTAACGGCAAATTTTAGAGCCAATCCCGTTTATTTTATAGTCCCAATTCTTTCTTTTCTGGCCGTTGCCAATGTACCTCGTTTGGTTTCCAAAAAAAGATACATGCTGGCACTAGTCTTTTCATCCATAACAATGATGTTTTTGTTAATGCTTGTGGCTATCCAATTGTACCCTACTTTATTACTATCGACTATTGACCCAAAATACAGTGTAACGATTTACAATGCTGCTTCGTCTCAAAAATCTTTAGGCATCATGCTAACTATTGTTGTAATTGGAACTCCTCTGCTGGCTGGATACTTCTACTTTCTGTACAGTACCTTCAACGGAAAAGTAAAGCTAGACGACACTAGTTATTAA
- the trmD gene encoding tRNA (guanosine(37)-N1)-methyltransferase TrmD, with product MRIDIITVLPELLRSPFEASMMKRAIDKGIVEVHFHNLRDYTTNKQKSVDDYPYGGGAGMVMNIQPIDDCITHLKSERNYDEVIYMSPDGETLNQKMANTMSMYENIIILCGHYKGVDQRVRDHFITKEISIGDYVLSGGELGALVLCDSLIRLIPGVLSDETSALTDSFQDNLLSGPIYTRPADYKGWKVPEVLTSGNFAKIDKWREDMAYEHTKNRRPDLLED from the coding sequence ATGCGAATAGATATTATTACCGTTCTCCCTGAATTATTGCGAAGTCCGTTTGAAGCTTCGATGATGAAACGTGCCATAGATAAAGGAATTGTAGAAGTTCATTTTCATAATTTACGCGATTATACGACCAACAAACAAAAAAGTGTTGACGATTATCCTTATGGTGGTGGAGCTGGAATGGTTATGAATATTCAGCCCATTGACGATTGTATTACCCATTTAAAAAGTGAAAGAAACTACGACGAAGTAATCTATATGTCGCCTGATGGGGAAACCTTGAACCAAAAAATGGCAAATACCATGTCGATGTATGAAAATATCATTATTCTTTGTGGACATTACAAAGGGGTAGATCAACGGGTTCGGGATCATTTTATTACCAAAGAAATTTCTATTGGCGATTATGTTTTGAGCGGAGGAGAATTGGGAGCTTTAGTTCTATGCGATTCCTTGATACGATTGATTCCAGGCGTTTTGAGTGATGAAACCTCGGCTTTAACAGATAGTTTTCAGGATAATTTATTATCAGGACCTATTTATACCAGACCAGCAGATTATAAGGGTTGGAAAGTTCCTGAAGTTTTAACCAGCGGAAATTTTGCCAAAATTGATAAATGGCGAGAAGATATGGCGTATGAACATACCAAAAACAGGCGTCCCGATTTATTGGAGGATTAA